The segment TGGAAGGTAGCCGAGCAGGAGCAGGGCGCGGTTCATCTCGTCGCGGTCCCAGGTGATCCCCTGTCCCAGTTTGTCGTCGAGCTGGACCCAGTGGCGGCTGAGCCACTCGCAGCCGAAGGAGGTGCTTTCCAGATCAAGGACGGTGTTCATGGGGTCTCGGGAGAGGTTTTGCGCGAGGCGTCGGACGGCGTGGCGCTGTTGCTTTTCCCAGCGGTCGACGGCGTCGCGCGAGGACTGAGCGAGGGTGGCTTCCTCGACGGTGCGGCAGCGTTCGAGGCGGGCGTAGGCGAGGGCCGAGGCGCGGATGAGGGCTTCCTCGGCCTCGGTGTCGGCACCGAGCTGCTTCGTCCAGCGATCGGCGAACGCTTGCATGAGGGCGGCCTCGGCAGCGCCGTCGGGGAGCTGGGCGGTCAGTCCGTGGCGCCGGGCGTTGTGTCGGCTGCGGCGTGTGCCGCGCTCGGAGCGCGGTTCCGAGGGGCGGGGGGTGTCGGTGTGGGTGTTCGGTTCCTGGGGACGGGGCGATTCATCGGGGGATGAGGAGGTCTGGTGCTGGCTCATGGGGGTTGACCTTTGCAAGGGGGGCCGGGCGATGGGTCGGGGGTCTGTCGCCGGGGACGGATCGCGGTTGGCGCGGGGATCGTGTCGGGCGGCCCTCGTGGTGCCTGGAATGATCGGGCGCGGCGTCGCCGCCGGGCCTGATCGAGGGCCTCGTCTCTCATTACCATCGTGGAAAATGGTCGCGCCAGTCACAAAAAGCGGGAGGAGGGGGCAATTGGCGCGGGCGGATGGTCCTGGCGGTTCGCCTTCAGGGCCAAGCGCAAAAAAACCAATGAGTCAGTCGCAAAAAGACATTTTTCCTGGGATGATGCGAACGCCCTGACAGATCTGGACAGGGATGGGCCTCCGCCTCCTTCAGGTGAGGCACCAATTTCTCCAACAAAAGGTCACAACGCATGAACAAATACGCGGCAGAGTTTGTAGGGACATTTTGGCTTGTTCTTGGTGGTTGCGGGAGCGCGGTTCTGGCCGCAGCGTTTCCTGACGTGGGAATCGGTCTGCTGGGTGTTTCGTTTGCCTTTGGATTGACGGTGCTGACGATGGCCTTTGCCATTGGGCACATCTCCGGTTGTCATTTGAACCCGGCCGTTTCCGTCGGGCTCTGGGCGGGGGGGCGATTCCCGGCCAAGCTGCTGTTGCCTTACATCGTCGCGCAGGTTCTGGGAGCGATTGCGGCGGGAGGCGTTCTTTACCTCATCGCGACGGGCAAAGCGGGATTCGACGTGGCCGACGGATTCGCTTCGAATGGCTACGGTGAGCATTCGCCCGGTGGCTATTCCTTGCTGGCGGCGTTGGTGACGGAAGTCGTGATGACCATGATGTTTCTCGTCATCATTCTCGGCGCCACGGATTCGCGAGCCCCCGCCGGATTCGCTCCGATCGCCATCGGTCTGGGCCTGACCTTGATTCACCTGATCAGCATTCCCGTGACCAACACCTCGGTCAATCCTGCACGAAGCACCGGCGTGGCCGTCTACGTGGGAGGCTGGGCCTTGACTCAGTTGTGGCTTTTCTGGGTCGCTCCGATCGTCGGCGCTGCGCTCGGAGCAGGTCTCTATCGATTCATTGGTAAGTCTGAAGACTGATCTGATTTGCCAAGTTCTCGGACAAAGGGGCCTTGAGAGACACCATTCTCTCATCATCCCGAACGGTGAGTGATACTGGTGTTCACCAGTGTCCCTCACCAGAGGCCGATCCGATGGCCTGGCTGGCCCCCTTGTTGGTGTCGTCGTCTCCAGGCCCGGCCCGGCCGGGTTCGTTGGGTGACGGGCGGGTGGCACGGGTTGTGTGACAAGTGTTCACGTGAGTTGATGGCGATGACGACGCGCCGGGTCATGGCGTGGGCTTCCGGGTCAGTCGCGCGGAGAGCTTCTGCCGCCTGGCTTCCCAGAATTCCGGCGAGATCTCGATCGGAGCGCCGGAATGAAGCCCCTCGACAAGCAGGGCGTCGATGCGCTCCTCGGTTTGCCGCTTCTGGTCGGCGCGGATCAGGTCGCGGACGGACTCGCTGGCGCTGCAGTCACCGCCCTCGGTCACGCGGCGATGGACGAGGGACTTCAATGATTCGGGAGTCGCAGTGTTCTTGGGTTCCATGGTGGGGAGCCTCCTGAACTGCACCGTGGCGATGTTGGCAATTCGTGGCAATGGATTGTCACGATACGAGGTGGCTCGGGCGATCGGAACGAATGCCGGGGTGGCATCGCGGTTCATTGGGGGGAGGGGAGGTGGAGCCGTTGTCGGGCGGCGACGAGGGCCTGGCCGGGGGAGAGGCCGCCGTCGTTGGGGGGGAGGTGGCGGTGGGTGAGGACCTCGAAGCCATCGGCGCGGAGCAGGGAGGCGGTGCGGGTGGTGAGCAAGGGGTTCTGGAAGACGCCGCCGGTGAGGCCGAGGGTGGTGAGGGAGCGGGGGCGGGCGAGGTCGGAGGCGATCGAGGCGAGGGCATCGGCCAGGGCGTGATGGAAGGCGGCGGCGAGGTGGGGCAGCGGGGTGCCGCGGCGGAGGTGGTGGATGAGCCACGGCCAGAGGGGGGCGGGGTCGAGCAGAATCGGGCCGGAGGGGGTGGCGGAACGCTGGGCGAAGGAGCAGGGGGGGGCATTCAAGGGAGGGGTGCCGAGGGCGGCGAGGGATTCCAGTTCGAGGGCGGCCTGGCCCTCGAAGGTGGCCGAGGATCGGACGCCCAGCAGGGCGGCGACGGCGTCGAAGAGGCGGCCCAGGCTGGTGGTGGCGACGCAGTTCAGGCCGGTTTCGAGCTGATGGCGGATCACCCGGCGTTCGGCGGGGGAGGTGGTCTGGACGCAGGGGAGGTCGTCGTCCCAGGGAATCCCGGCGGCCCAGAGGTGGGCCAGAGCGGATCGGGAGGGGTGGCGGATGGCGAGGTCGCCGCCGGGCAAGGGGATGGGGGAAAGGTGGGCGAGGCGATCGAAGCGGGCACCGTCGCCGGAAAGGAGCAGGCATTCGCCGCCCCAGATGGTGCCGTCGGGGCCGTAGCCGGTGCCGTCGCAGACCCAGGCAAGCAAGGGGGTGGAGCCGACTCGATCGTGATCGAGCAGCAATGACGCGGCGTGGGCGTGGTGGTGCTGGACGCGGACGAGGGGACGCTTGAGGGAGGCGGCCAGGCGCTCGGCCCATCGGGAGGAAAGGGCGTCGGGGTGGAGGTCGCAGGCGATGACCTGGGGATCGATCTGAAAGAGGATTTGCATGTGATCGAGTGAGCGCTCGAAGGCGTCTTGCGTGGCCAGGTCGCCCCAGTCGCCGAGGTGCTGGCTGACGAGGGCGAACGGGGGGCGGGCCAGGCAGAAGGTCCCTTTCAGCTCGGCGCCGACGGCGAGGACGGTCGGGCCGTCGGGGATCGGCCAGGGGAGGGGCAGCGGGGCGATCCCTCGGGAGCGGCGGAGGGGGAGTGGCTGATCGTTGACGACCTGAAGGACGGAGTCGTCGCAAGGGACCTGGATCGGCCGGTCGTGCAGGAGGAAGGCGTCGGCGATCGGGGCGAGGCGGTCGAGGGCCTCGGCGTTGGCGATGGCGATCGGCTCGTCGCTGCGGTTGCCGGAGGTCATGACGAGGGGACGGTCGGCGGCGTCCTCGTGTTCATCAAAGAGCAACGAGTGCAAGGGGGAGTAAGGGAGCATGATGCCGAGTTGGGCCAGGCCGGGAGCGACGGAGGGGGCGAGGGGAGAGGGGGCGTCGTGAGCTTCGGCGCGGCGGCGGAGCAGGACGATGGGGCGATCGCGGCCGGAGAGGGCGAGGGCCTCGGCGTCGTTGACCTGGGCGAGGCGGCGGGCGTGGTCGAGGGAGGGGACCATGAGGGCAAAGGGCTTGTCGCCTCGCCCTTTGAGCGCCCGGAGGCGGGAGACGGCGGGTTCGTTGCGGGCGTCGCAGGCGAGGTGGAAGCCGCCGACCCCTTTGAGGGCGACGATCCGGCCGAGGTCGAGGGCCTGGCGGGTTTGGGTGAGAGCGGCCTCGCCGCGAGGCCAGGAGCCGGGGGAGTCGGGATGCTGGGCGGCCCGAGACGCGTCGGAGGCGGGGACGAACCAGAGGGTCGGGCCGCAACGCGGGCAGGCGATCGGCTGGGCGTGGAAGCGGCGGTCGTGGGGGTTCTCGTATTCCCGGCGGCACGCCGGGCAGAGGGGGAAGCGGGCCATCGTGGTGTGAGGGCGGTCGTACGGCAGGCGCTTGAGGATGGTGAAGCGAGGGCCGCAATCGGTGCAGTTGAGGAAGGGATAGCGGTAGCGGCGATCGGTCGGGTCGGCCAGTTCGCGGAAGCAGGCGTCGCAGGTGGCGATGTCGGGCGGGACGGGGGTGATGGGCGTGGCGTCGGCGCGGCTCGGGAGGATGGTGAAGCCAATTGCGGCGGCGTCAGGGGGGATCGCCTCGTCGGTGATCGACACGAGGGTGGCGAGCGGAGGGGCGTCGTCGCGCAGGGCGCGGCGGAAGGCGAGGAGTTGATCGGGAGGCCCCTGGACCTCGATGACGACCCCCGAGGGATCGTTGGCGACCCAGCCGGCCAGGCCGAGGCGGTCGGCCGTGGCGTGGACGAACGGGCGGAAACCAACCCCCTGGACGACCCCCTGGACGAGGAAACGGCGGCGCTGGGGGAGGTGGGGGGCGGGGAGGGACATTGGGAGTCGGGGGGCTCGTGCTTCGGTTTGGCTGGGGGGATGCGATCCGGGGATGGTTCCATCATGGGATCGGGTGGCAAGGGGCGGGAATGGGGTTGTGGAGCGAGGCGAGGGCCGCGCCGGGAAATCCGGGGTTTTTTGCGGGGGTGGGACGCATTGCGGCGTCGGCGAGCTGCCGTGATCGGGTATGCTGGACGATCGCGGGGCGCAGGGCGGGAGCGCGGCAGGGGGGATCGGAAACAGACCCCTTTCCCCGTGAGCGGGGAGAGGGAGATCATGATGAACGTGTGTGCGATCTTAAACAAGTCATGGATGTGAATAGAGCGAATCGAGGAGAATCTCGATGTGTCTTGCCGTGCCGGGTCGAGTCGATCGGATCTACGAGGAGGGAGGGACCCGCATGGGGCGGGTCGATTTCGGGGGGATCGTCAAGGAAGTCTGCCTGGAGTTCGTGCCGGAGGTGGAGGTCGGGGATTACACGATTGTTCATGTGGGGTTTGCCCTGAGCAAGATCGACGAGGCCGAGGCGAGGGAGACGCTGGAGACGTTCCGGGCGATGGGGGTGCTGGCGGAAGAACTGGGAGAGGAAGGGGACGATCCGCATGAAGTATCTGGATGAGTTCCGGGATGGATCGGTGGCGCGCGCGCTGGTCGAGGAGATTCGGCAGGTCGTGACGCGGCCGTGGGTCTTGATGGAGGTCTGCGGCGGGCAGACGCATGCAATTCTTCGCAATGGGATCGATCAGGTTCTTCCCGAAGCAGTCGAGCTGGTGCACGGGCCGGGGTGCCCGGTCTGTGTGACGCCGTTGGAGGTGATCGACCGGGCGTTGGCGATTGCGCAGCAACCGGGGGTGATCTTCTGCTCGTTCGGCGACATGCTGCGCGTGCCGGGGTCGTCGACGGATCTGCTCCGGGTGAAGGCGGAAGGGGCCGATGTGCGGATGGTGTATTCACCGCTGGATGCGTTGAAACTGGCGCGGCTGCATCGAGATCGGCAGGTCGTCTTCTTCGGGATCGGGTTCGAGACCACGGCGCCGGCCAACGCGATGGCGGTAACGCGAGCGAGCGAGGAGGGGCTCACGAATTTCTCGATGCTGGTCTCTCAGGTGCTCGTGCCGCCGGCGATCGAGGCGATCTGCGCGTCGAGGTCGAACCGGGTGCAGGGGTTTTTGGCGGCCGGGCATGTGTGTACGGTGATGGGAACGGGGCAGTACCCGGCGATCGCCGAGCGGTTCGGGGTGCCGATCGTCGTGACCGGGTTCGAGCCGTTGGATCTGCTCGAGGGGATTCGGCGGGCGGTGGTGCAACTGGAGCGGGGCGAGGCTCGGGTCGAGAATGCGTACGCGAGGGTCGTTGCGGACGAGGGGAACCCGGTGGCTCGGGCCTTGCTGGAACAGGTGTTCGCGGTGACGGATCAACCGTGGCGGGGGATCGGGACGATCCCGAAGAGCGGTTGGAGGTTGGCCCCCGCGTATCGCGCGTTCGACGCGGCGGAACGGTTCGAGGTGGGAGCGATCCGGACGTTGGAATCGCCCGACTGCCGAAGCGGCGAGGTCTTGCAGGGGCTCATCACGCCGCCCGAGTGCCCGGCGTTTGGGACGGCGTGTACGCCAAGGCACCCCTTGGGGGCGACGATGGTGTCGAGCGAAGGGGCGTGCGCGGCTTATTTTCTGAACGGTCGGACGAAGGGAGCGCCCGCTCATGCCTGAGCCGCCGCGATTCGACGAGTGGACCTGTCCGATGCCGTTGCGCGAGACGCCGACGGTTGTGATGGGGCACGGGGGAGGGGGGCGGCTCTCAGGCGAGTTGCTTGAACATCTGTTTTTACCGGCCTTTCGCAACGAGGCGCTGGAGGCGCGGGGGGATGCGGCCCTGGTGGCGGTGCCGGCGGGGCGCCTGGCGTTTGCGACGGATGCTCATGTGGTGCGGCCGTTGGTGTTTCCAGGGGGTTCGATCGGCGAGCTGGCGGTCTATGGCACGGTGAACGACCTGGCGATGGTCGGGGCCAGGCCGTTGCATCTGAGCGCGAGCTTCATTCTGGAAGAAGGGTTGGCGATGGAGCAGCTCGCGGCGATCGTCGGTCGAATGGCCGAGGCGGCGCGACGGGCCGGGGTGGCGATCGTGACCGGCGATACGAAGGTGGTCGAGCGCGGGCACGGCGACGGGTGCTACCTCACGACGAGCGGGATCGGCGTGGTGCCGGAGGGGCGATCGGTGGGGCCGGATCGGGCGAGGGCCGGGGATGCGGTGATCGTCAGCGGCACGATCGGCGATCATGGGGTGGCGATCCTGAGCGTTCGCGAGGGCCTGGCGTTCGAGTCGGCGATTGAGAGCGACTGCGCGCCGCTTTCGGAGCTGGTCGAGCGGCTCTTTGCGGCCTCGGTCGAGGTGCGGGCCCTGCGCGATCCGACCCGAGGAGGGCTGGCGGCGACCCTCATCGAGATTGCGGAGCGATCGGCGGTCGGGGTGGTACTCGACGAGGGAGCCGTGCCGGTGCGCCCCGAGGTCCGGGGGGCCTGCGAGCTGCTCGGGCTCGACCCCTTGATGATCGCCAACGAGGGGAAGCTGGTGGCGATCGTGCCCGACGCTCAGGCCGAGGCGGCGCTGGAGGCCCTGCGGAGCGTGGCGATCGGTCGGCAGGCGGTGCGGATTGGCTCGGTCGTGTCGGAGCATCCGGGGACGGTCGTGATGACGACGGCGATCGGCGGGCGTCGGGTGGTGACGCTCCCCTTGGGGGAGCAATTGCCGAGAATTTGCTGAGTGGATTGGAACGGATCGGGTCAACGGCTCTGCGGACGCTCCTCGAGGAAGGCGAGCCAGTCGTCGAAGCCCTGACCGGTCTTGGCGGAGGTTTCGATCAGGCGGACACCGGGGCGGACGTCGAACAGGTGGGCGCGGGCGGCGTCGCGGTCGAACTCGCAGACGTCGGCCAGGTCGATCTTGGTGATGACGACCGCATCGGCGGAATTGTAGATGCCGGGATATTTCAACGGTTTGTCCTCCCCCTCGGTGACGGAGAGGAGGGCGACCCGGCACGATTCGCCCAGGTCGTAGCTGGAGGTGCAGACGAGGTTGCCGACGTTCTCGATGAACAGGAGGTCATGCGAGGCGAGATCCCAGCCGTCGAGGTGACGCTCGATCATGTCGGCGTCGAGGTGGCAGATGCCGTGGGTCTGGATCTGACGGACGGGAACTCCTGCGCGCGCGAGGCGCTGGGCGTCGCGGTCGGTTTCGAGGTCGCCGACCAGAGCGGCGGGACGGCCGCCGCCGGCCTTGAGGGCCGAGAGGGTGCGTTCCAGCAGCAAGGTTTTGCCGGTGCCGGGGCTGGAGACGAGGTTGACGACGAAGACGCCGGCGTCCTGGAACCGGAGGCGCAAGGCGGCGGCGAGCTGGTCGTTTTTCTTGAGGAGCCCCTGGCGAAGCTCAACGATCCGGGGAGTCATGAAGCGGGCTCCGATCGGGTCATGTTCTGAATTTCATCTTCAACGTCAATCGATTCGACCTCCAGCTCCTTGCCGCGCACGATCGCGGCCGAGGCCTGATTGCACCGGGGGCAACGCAACGGAGGCGCCTCGGGCAGTTCCACGATTTGCCCGCACGGATCGCAACGGATGGCGACCGGGACGGATTCGATTTCCAGTGCCGAGCCTTCCAGCGGGGTGTCTCGGGTGACGACCTCGAAGCAGAAGGCGAGGGCGTCGGCGGCGAGCCCGGAAAGCAGGCCGATTCGGAGCCGGACCCGCGTGACCCGGTACGGGGCCGAGCCGGCCATCGCTTCGGTGACGTGCTGCACCAGGGCCTCGGCGATCGACAGTTCGTGCATAATCGGCGTTGACCTCCTCGACATGCGTGATGGTCGGCCAACGACTCGGCTGCGGATCAGCGGTTTGAGGCTCCGGATGGCTCGAGCGACCAGGCCAGCTGCAGCCCCATCGCCGTGGCCAGTCGGTCGAGCGTGGCCACGGTCGGGTTCCGGTTGAGCCCTGTCTCGATTTTGTGGATCGCCGCCCGGTCGATTCCCGAGATCGCCGCCAGGTCAGCGTCGCTGAGGCCGAGGCGCAGCCGCTCGGCGCGTAAGGCTACCGCCAGCTCCCGAGCAGGCCAGGGGGCGGGGCCGGCTTCCTGCTGCGCACGCATTGCGGCGGCGTCTTCCTCGCTCACCTCACCCAACGCCACCAGTTCGCCCAGCGTGATTCCCGGGCGGAACCGGCGATGGATCGTTTCCTCCTCGGCCCGCTGCTCGGGCGTCCGCTCAATCTGGACGCGATGGGGCAGATCCTCACCGGTCATGGTGCCTGGTCCTTTGGATCGGGTTCGTAAGCGGTCACCGGCCGCAAGACCATCGGATCGGCCGCAGCAATCTCGTAGACAACAACGATCCAACGCCCGGTGAAGGTAAACCCCGCGACCAGTGGCCGGCCGCTCGATCGGCTGGTGCGCTCAAAGAGCGTCGTCAGCCAGCAACACCGACTCCACCTCGTCCGGAGAAAGCCCGTGTTCGATGACATGGTGGAGGTTGCCGCTCAGATCGTCTTCGTCGTCCCAGGCCACGAGCGCATCGGCTCGACGCATCCGGAGTTCCACGATGAGGAAGGATTG is part of the Tautonia marina genome and harbors:
- the aqpZ gene encoding aquaporin Z translates to MNKYAAEFVGTFWLVLGGCGSAVLAAAFPDVGIGLLGVSFAFGLTVLTMAFAIGHISGCHLNPAVSVGLWAGGRFPAKLLLPYIVAQVLGAIAAGGVLYLIATGKAGFDVADGFASNGYGEHSPGGYSLLAALVTEVVMTMMFLVIILGATDSRAPAGFAPIAIGLGLTLIHLISIPVTNTSVNPARSTGVAVYVGGWALTQLWLFWVAPIVGAALGAGLYRFIGKSED
- a CDS encoding ribbon-helix-helix domain-containing protein, with translation MEPKNTATPESLKSLVHRRVTEGGDCSASESVRDLIRADQKRQTEERIDALLVEGLHSGAPIEISPEFWEARRQKLSARLTRKPTP
- the hypF gene encoding carbamoyltransferase HypF — encoded protein: MSLPAPHLPQRRRFLVQGVVQGVGFRPFVHATADRLGLAGWVANDPSGVVIEVQGPPDQLLAFRRALRDDAPPLATLVSITDEAIPPDAAAIGFTILPSRADATPITPVPPDIATCDACFRELADPTDRRYRYPFLNCTDCGPRFTILKRLPYDRPHTTMARFPLCPACRREYENPHDRRFHAQPIACPRCGPTLWFVPASDASRAAQHPDSPGSWPRGEAALTQTRQALDLGRIVALKGVGGFHLACDARNEPAVSRLRALKGRGDKPFALMVPSLDHARRLAQVNDAEALALSGRDRPIVLLRRRAEAHDAPSPLAPSVAPGLAQLGIMLPYSPLHSLLFDEHEDAADRPLVMTSGNRSDEPIAIANAEALDRLAPIADAFLLHDRPIQVPCDDSVLQVVNDQPLPLRRSRGIAPLPLPWPIPDGPTVLAVGAELKGTFCLARPPFALVSQHLGDWGDLATQDAFERSLDHMQILFQIDPQVIACDLHPDALSSRWAERLAASLKRPLVRVQHHHAHAASLLLDHDRVGSTPLLAWVCDGTGYGPDGTIWGGECLLLSGDGARFDRLAHLSPIPLPGGDLAIRHPSRSALAHLWAAGIPWDDDLPCVQTTSPAERRVIRHQLETGLNCVATTSLGRLFDAVAALLGVRSSATFEGQAALELESLAALGTPPLNAPPCSFAQRSATPSGPILLDPAPLWPWLIHHLRRGTPLPHLAAAFHHALADALASIASDLARPRSLTTLGLTGGVFQNPLLTTRTASLLRADGFEVLTHRHLPPNDGGLSPGQALVAARQRLHLPSPQ
- a CDS encoding HypC/HybG/HupF family hydrogenase formation chaperone, encoding MCLAVPGRVDRIYEEGGTRMGRVDFGGIVKEVCLEFVPEVEVGDYTIVHVGFALSKIDEAEARETLETFRAMGVLAEELGEEGDDPHEVSG
- the hypD gene encoding hydrogenase formation protein HypD yields the protein MKYLDEFRDGSVARALVEEIRQVVTRPWVLMEVCGGQTHAILRNGIDQVLPEAVELVHGPGCPVCVTPLEVIDRALAIAQQPGVIFCSFGDMLRVPGSSTDLLRVKAEGADVRMVYSPLDALKLARLHRDRQVVFFGIGFETTAPANAMAVTRASEEGLTNFSMLVSQVLVPPAIEAICASRSNRVQGFLAAGHVCTVMGTGQYPAIAERFGVPIVVTGFEPLDLLEGIRRAVVQLERGEARVENAYARVVADEGNPVARALLEQVFAVTDQPWRGIGTIPKSGWRLAPAYRAFDAAERFEVGAIRTLESPDCRSGEVLQGLITPPECPAFGTACTPRHPLGATMVSSEGACAAYFLNGRTKGAPAHA
- the hypE gene encoding hydrogenase expression/formation protein HypE, with the protein product MPEPPRFDEWTCPMPLRETPTVVMGHGGGGRLSGELLEHLFLPAFRNEALEARGDAALVAVPAGRLAFATDAHVVRPLVFPGGSIGELAVYGTVNDLAMVGARPLHLSASFILEEGLAMEQLAAIVGRMAEAARRAGVAIVTGDTKVVERGHGDGCYLTTSGIGVVPEGRSVGPDRARAGDAVIVSGTIGDHGVAILSVREGLAFESAIESDCAPLSELVERLFAASVEVRALRDPTRGGLAATLIEIAERSAVGVVLDEGAVPVRPEVRGACELLGLDPLMIANEGKLVAIVPDAQAEAALEALRSVAIGRQAVRIGSVVSEHPGTVVMTTAIGGRRVVTLPLGEQLPRIC
- the hypB gene encoding hydrogenase nickel incorporation protein HypB, with the translated sequence MTPRIVELRQGLLKKNDQLAAALRLRFQDAGVFVVNLVSSPGTGKTLLLERTLSALKAGGGRPAALVGDLETDRDAQRLARAGVPVRQIQTHGICHLDADMIERHLDGWDLASHDLLFIENVGNLVCTSSYDLGESCRVALLSVTEGEDKPLKYPGIYNSADAVVITKIDLADVCEFDRDAARAHLFDVRPGVRLIETSAKTGQGFDDWLAFLEERPQSR
- the hypA gene encoding hydrogenase maturation nickel metallochaperone HypA, which encodes MHELSIAEALVQHVTEAMAGSAPYRVTRVRLRIGLLSGLAADALAFCFEVVTRDTPLEGSALEIESVPVAIRCDPCGQIVELPEAPPLRCPRCNQASAAIVRGKELEVESIDVEDEIQNMTRSEPAS
- a CDS encoding helix-turn-helix domain-containing protein, with translation MTGEDLPHRVQIERTPEQRAEEETIHRRFRPGITLGELVALGEVSEEDAAAMRAQQEAGPAPWPARELAVALRAERLRLGLSDADLAAISGIDRAAIHKIETGLNRNPTVATLDRLATAMGLQLAWSLEPSGASNR